A genomic stretch from Sulfurihydrogenibium azorense Az-Fu1 includes:
- the cas3 gene encoding CRISPR-associated helicase Cas3', translated as MRFKMFSGLLSHPDRYIEEHLSNVLEIGLKFFQDIYQDKVLKDVFSIILFSHDLGKTTDYFQRYIQGEKVDKKLKNHSLLGAVVSLYLTDRYLKTEQIDDNFLLVISFVVPKRHHSDLQDFMDDLVLDDDDIDLLKQQIETIDKEKFKVFLENLKIENKDIFDFDFDEIDLEKIKNLVSDLKRFVRKEIRKTDKLDYYVKALLFYSLLLDADKSDVGIKTDKDVLFKKFDLKPDLVANYVENLPKQDNILYNLRQQAYTEIKNQEVDLKHKIYTLNLPTGIGKTLLSFKYALKIADKFKQETGKDLRIIYVLPFLSVIEQNHKVIENLLKHSNINVDNSLLLKYHHLTGFNYKDEEEILDYDTSRILTEGFNSKIIITTFMQFFYSIIGNKKGMVRKFHRLTNSVVILDEVQSIPTKYWLLIREVLYFLAERFNLYVIYTTATLPDIFINGKNLSSGEYFNKLNRYQINIDLSQKTVSEFCSNLQLQHDKSYLFILNTVSSAKEVYNFLKQKYPDQVIYLSTHIIPKERLKRIQALKDKLKPIAVSTQLVEAGVDIDFDVVYRDFSPLDSIIQSAGRCNREGLREKGLVYVINLIDDKNRKYSSYVYDTVLLEATKDVLTKDLYDEIEIQELVKRYYRLLNERKYQDRDILKSATGLVFSGENSIEDFLLIEEGKYKQDVFIQLDDRAVEVWNEFKKVLTIENLFERKKAFNSIKKDFYEYVVSVPIKNNEPNKDGNFYVVHKSELEGFYDEETGYKVKGDIFLEY; from the coding sequence GTGAGATTTAAAATGTTTTCTGGTTTACTTTCCCATCCTGACAGGTATATAGAAGAGCATCTATCAAACGTTTTAGAAATAGGCTTGAAATTTTTCCAAGATATCTATCAAGATAAAGTTTTAAAAGACGTTTTCTCTATTATTCTATTCTCTCACGATTTAGGTAAAACTACAGATTACTTTCAAAGATACATTCAAGGAGAAAAAGTAGATAAAAAACTAAAAAACCACTCCCTTTTAGGAGCTGTAGTTAGTTTATACCTTACAGATAGATACTTAAAAACTGAGCAAATTGACGATAACTTTTTACTTGTTATTTCTTTTGTAGTTCCAAAAAGACATCACAGTGATTTACAAGATTTTATGGATGATTTGGTTTTAGATGATGATGATATTGACTTATTAAAACAGCAAATAGAAACAATAGACAAGGAAAAGTTTAAGGTTTTTCTGGAAAATCTAAAGATTGAGAATAAGGATATTTTTGATTTTGACTTTGACGAGATTGATTTAGAGAAGATAAAAAATTTAGTGTCTGACTTGAAAAGATTTGTTAGAAAAGAGATAAGGAAAACAGACAAGTTAGATTACTACGTAAAAGCTTTACTTTTTTACTCTCTTTTATTAGATGCAGACAAGTCTGATGTAGGAATAAAAACGGACAAAGATGTTTTATTTAAAAAGTTTGATTTAAAGCCAGATTTAGTAGCTAACTACGTAGAAAATCTACCAAAACAAGATAACATCTTATACAACTTAAGACAACAAGCCTATACTGAGATAAAAAATCAGGAAGTAGACTTAAAACATAAAATTTACACTCTTAACTTACCTACAGGAATAGGTAAAACTCTACTTTCTTTTAAGTATGCACTGAAAATAGCAGATAAATTTAAACAAGAAACTGGTAAAGATTTAAGAATTATCTACGTTTTACCGTTTTTGTCAGTAATAGAACAAAACCACAAAGTAATAGAAAACCTACTAAAACATAGCAACATCAATGTAGATAACAGTTTACTACTTAAATACCACCACCTAACAGGATTTAACTACAAAGACGAAGAAGAGATTTTAGACTACGACACTTCCAGAATACTTACAGAAGGTTTTAACAGTAAGATTATAATTACAACCTTTATGCAGTTTTTCTACTCCATTATAGGAAATAAAAAAGGAATGGTTAGGAAGTTCCACAGACTTACTAACTCTGTGGTAATATTAGATGAAGTCCAAAGTATTCCAACAAAATATTGGTTATTAATTAGGGAAGTTCTCTATTTTCTTGCAGAGAGATTTAATCTCTATGTGATATACACCACTGCAACTCTACCAGACATCTTTATCAATGGTAAAAACTTAAGCTCAGGAGAGTATTTTAACAAGTTAAACAGATACCAAATAAACATAGACTTATCTCAAAAAACAGTTTCAGAATTTTGCAGTAATTTACAGCTTCAACACGATAAAAGTTATCTGTTTATCCTAAACACAGTTTCATCGGCTAAAGAAGTCTATAACTTTTTAAAACAAAAATATCCGGACCAAGTAATCTATCTATCTACTCATATAATTCCAAAAGAGAGATTAAAAAGAATACAGGCTTTAAAGGATAAACTAAAACCAATAGCTGTTTCTACACAGTTAGTAGAGGCAGGAGTAGATATAGATTTTGATGTTGTGTATAGAGATTTTTCTCCCCTTGACAGTATAATCCAGTCTGCAGGTAGATGTAATAGAGAAGGATTAAGAGAAAAGGGATTAGTGTATGTGATAAACCTGATAGATGACAAAAACAGGAAATACTCTTCCTATGTCTATGACACTGTCTTACTTGAAGCCACGAAAGATGTTTTAACTAAAGATTTATACGACGAGATAGAGATACAAGAGTTAGTAAAACGGTATTACAGGCTTTTAAACGAAAGAAAGTATCAGGATAGAGATATATTAAAGTCTGCAACTGGGCTGGTATTTTCAGGTGAAAACTCTATAGAAGATTTCCTTTTAATAGAAGAAGGCAAATATAAACAAGACGTGTTTATTCAACTTGACGATAGAGCTGTAGAAGTTTGGAATGAATTTAAAAAGGTATTGACTATTGAAAATTTATTTGAAAGGAAAAAAGCTTTTAATAGTATAAAAAAGGATTTTTACGAGTATGTAGTATCAGTCCCTATAAAAAATAATGAGCCTAATAAGGACGGAAATTTTTATGTTGTCCATAAGTCAGAGCTTGAAGGTTTTTACGATGAAGAGACTGGATATAAAGTAAAAGGAGATATATTCCTTGAGTACTGA
- the cas7b gene encoding type I-B CRISPR-associated protein Cas7/Csh2 encodes MLNRREYLFLYDVSFGNPNGDPNDENKPRIDEETGRNIITDVRLKRTVRDYLYDFKGMEIFVREIKEGEYVIDGKKRASMFGNNPENIINSCIDIRLFGGVIPLEKKNNNKKGKKEETKEEETTEDTKSGSIKFTGPVQFNMGQSLHKVKLEYIKGTGAFASKKEKTTKTFREEWILPYSLIAFHGVFNENASKHTKTTEKDLEHLREVLWYGTKNLITRSKMEHIPRLLIEIVYKPNTYFHIGELHRYVKIETNIPEEHIRSTDDFILNIDRLIEVIEEEKDKIEKVNYKVDRNLRLSRDLKSDLVEFQEIKGI; translated from the coding sequence ATGTTGAACCGTAGAGAGTATCTATTTTTATACGATGTAAGTTTTGGAAATCCAAACGGCGACCCAAACGATGAAAACAAACCCAGAATAGATGAAGAAACAGGAAGAAATATAATAACCGATGTAAGATTAAAAAGGACTGTTAGAGATTACCTATACGACTTTAAAGGAATGGAAATTTTTGTAAGAGAGATAAAAGAAGGAGAATACGTAATAGATGGAAAGAAAAGGGCAAGTATGTTTGGAAATAATCCAGAGAACATAATAAATAGTTGTATTGATATAAGGCTTTTTGGTGGTGTTATTCCGTTAGAGAAGAAAAACAACAATAAAAAAGGAAAGAAAGAAGAGACTAAAGAAGAGGAAACCACCGAAGATACAAAAAGTGGTTCTATAAAATTTACAGGACCAGTCCAGTTTAACATGGGACAGTCTTTACATAAAGTAAAGCTTGAGTATATAAAAGGAACAGGAGCTTTTGCATCTAAAAAAGAAAAGACTACAAAGACTTTCAGAGAAGAGTGGATACTTCCTTATTCTCTTATTGCATTTCACGGCGTATTTAACGAAAATGCATCTAAACACACAAAAACAACCGAAAAAGATTTAGAGCATTTAAGAGAAGTGTTATGGTATGGAACAAAGAATTTAATAACAAGGTCAAAAATGGAACATATTCCAAGATTGCTTATAGAGATAGTTTACAAGCCTAATACATACTTCCATATAGGAGAACTTCACAGATACGTAAAAATAGAAACTAACATACCCGAAGAACACATTAGGTCAACCGATGACTTTATCCTAAACATAGACAGACTTATAGAAGTTATAGAAGAAGAAAAAGACAAGATTGAAAAAGTAAACTATAAAGTGGACAGGAATTTAAGGCTTAGTAGAGATTTAAAGTCTGATTTAGTTGAATTTCAAGAGATTAAAGGAATTTAA
- the cas5b gene encoding type I-B CRISPR-associated protein Cas5b, whose product MEVLVFDVWGDFGHFRKFYTTTSPLTFSIPPPTAVFGIIGAILGIDKKDYLKIINAETTKVAIEIVKPVKKIRFTINYIDTKVSFSRIKNRTPIRTEFLKDAHYRLYINLNEENLFRELKDRIKERKTYYTVSLGLANLIANFKYIGQYQVEPLDASNYVNTVISSENIENIEMVEGKRYFKEKMPVDIDENRVVKSYKDIVMELQGKPIEGSFKNVFKVEDKVISFLT is encoded by the coding sequence ATGGAAGTTTTAGTTTTTGACGTATGGGGAGATTTTGGACATTTTAGGAAGTTTTACACCACCACATCTCCTTTAACGTTTTCCATTCCTCCCCCTACTGCTGTTTTTGGCATAATAGGAGCTATACTTGGAATTGATAAGAAAGATTACCTAAAAATCATAAACGCAGAAACTACAAAGGTTGCTATAGAGATTGTAAAACCTGTAAAGAAAATTAGGTTTACGATAAACTACATAGATACTAAAGTAAGTTTTTCAAGAATAAAAAACAGAACTCCAATTAGAACAGAATTTTTAAAAGATGCACATTACAGGCTGTATATCAACCTAAATGAAGAAAATCTCTTTAGGGAGTTAAAGGATAGAATAAAAGAGAGAAAGACCTATTACACTGTATCATTAGGACTTGCAAATCTCATTGCAAACTTTAAGTATATAGGTCAATACCAAGTAGAACCTTTAGATGCTTCCAATTATGTTAACACTGTAATATCAAGTGAAAATATTGAAAACATAGAGATGGTTGAGGGGAAAAGATACTTTAAAGAAAAAATGCCTGTGGATATAGATGAAAATAGAGTAGTCAAAAGCTACAAAGACATCGTTATGGAACTACAAGGAAAACCAATAGAAGGCAGTTTTAAAAACGTGTTTAAAGTAGAAGATAAGGTTATATCATTTCTTACGTGA